Part of the Citrus sinensis cultivar Valencia sweet orange chromosome 2, DVS_A1.0, whole genome shotgun sequence genome, AGGGCTTGACAAAAGgctttatatattatttgattcttttatgAGGATTTTTCCCCTTCTCTTTGTAGGTGAAGTTCACGCATTTGTGGCACTGCAGCCCACTTTCTGAAGATGAGTTTGGTGAGGcaatcaaagaaaattactACTCAGCAAAAAAGTTCAATTTTGGGCTGTCTGAAGTTCAGGTTTGTTTGTTGTCCATTAATTTGACCTCAGTGAAATAAAGATGGgttttttatcaatttctcTTTCCATGCAATCTTGTAGGTTCATAAGCTGCTCTATCTGTTCAGtttgaaaaagataaagcCCCAGACACATTTTTCAAGATGTAAAGCTGCTGGGTACTCCATAGACAAATTTAGAAGAGCAGCCGAAGATAGGTCTATCACAAGTACTCAAGGGGAAGATGAACGTGATGCTGACAGTAGTCATGAATCAGTAATCTCCACTGACCATTTTGGTGCTCGCTTAGGCAGTGTTGGAAGAGTAATTGATGATTATAGGTTACCGTCAGATTCATCAGTTCACTGTCAATTTGAGCCATCTTCAGCATTTTGTCGCCCAATGGAACCACAATCCATGAACTGTCTTCCTTATGATCCAGAGGGCCCCGTTATTCATGCTGTCCCATACACAGAGCCAAGAGGTGCAAGGTGCCCAGATTTTTGTTCTGCTTTAGGTTATGGTGCTCCAATACCATCCCCCAACCTTTATAGGAACTCCCAGGGGATTAGGATGCCATCATTGGAGGCTTCTTATTCTGGAAACATGGCAACAAATCCATCTGAGATTGAGGGTCATAGGGGCTTTTCCCTTCCAAGACCTAGTCCTGTCCCTTTTTCAGATGTTGGAAATTGCAATGGAATGAATGTGGGTGCTTATTCCTTTAGTCCCAGTCAGTATCCCTCTTTTGTGTTTAATTATGGATGTCATGAAGCATCACTAGACAAAAATGATCAGAAACCGCTGCAATTTGGAATTAATTTGAAAGAGGGTCAGAGCCAGCTCCAAGGTCCTGTTGCTCCTGTCAAATTCAGTAACACAGACCTCCATGATAGTTCTTCATTGAAGCCTGATGTCTGCCAAAATTCTGGAATAATGTATTCTGATTGTCAAAAGAACCGAAAAAGTGTGTTTTCACGATTAGCTTTGGCTCCAAAAGCATGCATAAGAGAAAATGACACCCTTGTCAGGGTAGATGAAGACAGTATGGATACTTCAGTGGATGATGTGATGTCAATGCTGCACCAAAGCCACTACCAGTGGCTGAAAATGAGAAAGGATAGACAGTTAATCAAACTTGACACCGCAGATTTtaggaaaaagagaaaaaccgCTCCtgattcaaaattattgaaggATCATTTCAAGAAGATTTCAGATGAGGTGAGCATGAATGATATTACTGCCAATGAAGAGATTAGTGACCAATTAGCTGGAAAGACACCTTTTGTGGATTTTAAGCGTCGCAGTGAAATGCGAAAGAGTCATGATGGTGATAGTAAGATTGGTGGTTGTGGTTGGAGAGCAGAGACTGAGGGCTGTGCTGATGGATTGCAAAAAAAGAGGAAGTTGATTAGGCCAGATTTCAGTAAGAATCAGTTGATTGATGACAAAAGTATCAATGTTGACACTCCTCAAAAAATTGAGCAGTTGTGTGTACTGAGTCATGTCGGACATGAAGACAATATTGTTGAAGCTGAAAGAGTCTCAAATTGTGAAGTAGAAGAAACTGTGGAAACTTGTGGGCCTACATTTAGTAATGTTATTCAAGTTGGAAAAGAATTGTCCAAAAATGTTGACATCAGATCCATACCATCTTCAATTTCTGTGGAAGAACCAATGAACAAGGATTCATTAGTGGATGGATTATTTCAAGATTGCAATCGCAGTACCCACTCTTTTGAACAAGAGTCATCACTTGAAGCATGTGAAAGCAGTCATAATGGGGTTGCATCTGGTGAAATTGAATGCTCAAGGAACATACAGGAGTTGGATTCAAATGCTAACTTGGATGGTGCAAATGACGTTGACATACCGACAAACAAGGATTCATTAGTGGATGGATTATTTCAAGATCTCAATGGCAGTACCCACTCTTTTGAACAAGAGTCATCGCTTGAGGCATGTGAAAGAAGTCATTATGGGATTGCATCTGGTGAAATTGAATGCTCTAGGAACATACAGGAGTCGGATTCAAATGCTAACTTGGATGGTGCAAATGATGTTGACTTGGTGAATGAATCGGATAATCAAGCTACTAAATCTGAGAGGGTGTGTGAAGAAGTCATAGCTAGTCGATGCAAAGGCTGCAAAGTGGACATATTACGAAATGATGATGACAAAAATTCGGTTCTTTCGAGTGAGGGTGAAATCACCGCAGGGCAATACCAGACAATCTGAAACAACAAATAACTCAAGATTATCCCTACAACTTGCAGATATTTGTGTAAACGATGAAAGGTGAAGGAACTTAACACCCGTGAATGGAACATATGCCGCTGACTTATTGAAGCACCTGGAATATTTTTTTGACAAGGGCTCAAATGAATTCAACCACTTTGCTGACTGACTATGAGCACTAATGAAATTTTGTCTGCTACAGGTCTGAATCTAGTGAACAGACTTTGACTAGAAATGGCTCTCTTTGATATATGTATACAGTAATAGTTAGACATGTTCATGGTCTGGATGTGATTTGGCGTTTCAAGTTTAGCAACAAAGGAACATAGCAGTCTGTTGGTTTTGATCTGTTTTAGGATTAGTAGCTTAGCTGATACCTTTTGGTTTTGTTACCAGGTGCCTGAATTTTAAGGGTTCcttttattctattttcttttcaaggttaaatgaaaaagtaatGGATGGAGAGAATGGAGTGTTTTCAAggattgatttttattaaatcattacAGTTAATtgagtttaattagttttaaaaCTGCATAGTTTAAGCCTGTATATTCTTATCTGTTTCAGAGAAATGACtgttttgatgaaaaatatctacaggttaaattttttttgataaattagttttattctCTCAAAATATCATGACCGAGAATAATTATTGAATCAattcctttttcaaaattttaattcatagtttcttttttttttctctcttcttctattacttgtttaaaaaaaaatcatcagaaTTCTTCTTGAATTGAAAGGAAagcaatatattatatatatcatcaatgagtattaaaaaaaaatagtaatcatttatttattattcataatttttcctgaaagatttaaaataataacaattaattagtAAGTTAAGTTAAGCGCCTTTCCTTGCTTCAACTCAATTCAATCAATTCATCAGTTCAGTTCGCTGAGTGAAGAAAGCGTTTGATTACAAGCTGTCAAAACTCAGCTCAGGCTAGCAATGTCTATAATCCTTCGACAACGTTAATTGAAAACATGCTACGAACACTAAGGGCACGGCGGCGGCCCCGTTACGGAGCGCAAGTATGCGCCTTGATCGCCGCactcctcctcctcctttcTGTATCTCTTCTCCACACTCGCCTCTCCCAGCCCAACCAAATTCTCCGTCACCACCAACTTGCGTCAGACGACGCCGTTTTCATCGATCCCCTCCTCTCCGATTCCGACGACTCCAATGACAACAACGTGGACAAGATCGACGAGCTGGACACCCTCGACGACAACGACGTCGTTGTCGACAACGAAGAGAAGCCCAAGATGTCTTCATCTAGTTATTACTTCGATCACCTGTCTGGCTCCATAAGACGCGCATTCAACAAGAGATCAATCGATGACTGGGATTTTGACTACTCGGGATTTACTACTCTACAGTCGAATGTCGAGGATAAAAGTAAGACCGCGTTTGGATCAGATGATTTTCCCGTCGATGATGAGGTGAGGAGAAAGATGACTTTAGTGAAGGATATTGAGGATGCGTTGCTGTTGAAGACGGGGAAGGGGAAGTCTCCTTTAAGAGAGAAATGGGGCGAGTGGTTTGATAAAAAGGGCGAGTTCTTAAGGAGAGATAAGATGTTTAAATCTCATTTAGAGGTTTTGAATCCAATGAATAATCCTTTGTTGCAGGACCCAGATGGGGTTGGGATTAGTGGACTTACTAGGGGTGACAAAGTGTTGCAGAAATTGTTGCTGAATGAGTTTAAGCTTGTTCCGTTTATTGGGAAGAAGCCTTTGGGAGTTTTAGATAGTAGTGGGAATCTGAATTTTAGAGGAAACGGTAGAGAGGAGTTGGGTCGGAGGAGTGAGATTAAGAGGGCGGAACGTAGGACTTTGGATGATAGTGTCAATAATGAGTCGTATAGCAAGAGAGTGAACAATGAGGAGCATGTAAAAGATGAGAGTAGCGGCAATGCTACTGGTGAATTATATGATAAGGAGATAAATGACTCTAACAAGTATCTGAGTGCAAGAGGAAATGAGAGTTCTAAGACTGATGAGGCAGTCAGAGATTCTAAGGCTTATCAGAGTAAGAATGAGTTTTCAAGTCACATATATGCAGATGGAAAGAGATGGGGTTACTATCCTGGTTTACATCCTAgactttcattttcaaattttatggaTGCATTTTTCAGGAAGGGCAAATGTGATATGCGGGTTTTTATGGTGTGGAATTCACCTCCTTGGATGTATAGTGTGAGGCATCAAAGGGGACTGGAGAGTGTGCTTTTCCACCATCGAGATGCTTGTGTTGTGGTGTTTTCTGAGACAATCGAGCTCGACTTTTTCAAAGACAGCTTTGTGAAGGATGGGTAAGAGCACATGATATTCTTTGTCTATTAGatttatttgttatgtttCAATATGTGTGGTTGATTGAAGAACTTATTCTTCAGTTTTAAAGTTGCTGTTGCCATGCCGAATCTCGATGAACTACTGAAAGATACACCAGCCCATGAATTTGCTTCTGTTTGGTTTGAATGGAGAAAGACAAAGTTTTATAATACTCACTATAGTGAGCTTGTCCGGCTTGCTGCTCTCTACAAGTAAGctttcttatttatatatgcatctttattttggcAAATGGACTCTAAATTTATATCTTCAGAATTTAATGATTGCCTTTGGGCTATATCCTGGAAATTTTGGCTGGTTTCAGTTTAATGATCCTCATTTTATGTGGAAATACATGAAAGTCTAGGTATATAAAGAGTACAATTTGGGAAATTATGAAAAGTGtcttgaaaatgattttctaaAATGAACTATGAGAAATAAAAGTAGTAGTGAAAAACAATGACACACCTACTTAttagtttcttcattttcatgcAAGAGAAGTCATTCCTACCTTTTTTAAGCCCTGTGCACTTTGATAGGAAGAAATTTTCGCTTACTATTCAAGttagattatttaaattttctttagaCTGCTTTCCACCCGacaaaggaagaaaaaatctGCAAAGACTGCAATCTCTCATCTGTACTTTCTGACAATGTTAAGCAATTTACTTTGGTTGGACCAGGAAATGGGATTAGAGAAAACCCGGATCATCTTCTTGTTTGCTCAAGttcataataatttcatattgtACTTTAGCTGTTGGTATTTTATTGTCCATTGTCCATTGCTATATTGAATTGTGATCGTTTCTAGATATTAACATTTATCCTTTTGAGTACCAGAGTATACTgagttgaaataaaatttgttggaTTTTTCAGATATGGAGGTATCTATATGGATTCTGATATTATAGTTCTGAAATCATTGTCTTCACTTAACAATTCTGTTGGCATGGAGGATAAGTTTCCTGGAAGTTCTTTGAATGGTGCTGTAATGGCATTTAGAAAGCACAGGTATTAATGGTGTTTGCTCTTTAGTTAATGGGATGGTTTGGAGGGTGTGAAACCATCTTGATTTCTGTCATtacttggaaaaaaaaaaggagcttTACATGAggggcaaaaaaaattatctttcgTTGCTACAATTGCATTTCTAGCTTTGAGATTTGCATATCTTTTCTCTGCAGTCCTTTCATATTGGAGTGCTTAAAAGAGTTCTATTTGACATATGATGAAACCCGTTTGAGATGGAATGGTGCTGATCTCTTGCAACGAGTTGCCCGAAGGTTCTGGAGTGTAGATAATAGTTACagtaaaaaatttgagttaaaCGTACAgccatctttctttttcttccccaTCAGTCCACAGAATATCTCAAGGTAATATTCCATATTCTTACCATTTCTTGTTTATGACCTATGTTCATGCATACATTCATTCAACATATTGggaatatgaaatattttgccTTTGCTCTTGGTAATTGCATTAACCACCTAGACAGGGATGGTTATCTGGACCTGTAATAGTGAAACCTATCTTACTGATCTTATTTTTGCTGATCTGCAATTGTGTACTTATATATTATTGTActgatttattttatcatgatGATTTGGAGAATAATTGTGTTTTGCCAAAATGTCTCATAGAGTTTTGCCTAATCATTTTGTTAGACTTGGGACTTCTATTAGTATCTTCGAGCCTTAATGGTCGGGAAAGAACTTCTGTCTGCTTTTGGGTTTGACTACTACCATATATATGGggaccattttatttttcagaaattgAGCATGTTTTGTATACTAGTGGTTGACCATGATTCACAATAGTTGCATGTGGTTATAGAATATGCAATATAACATCCTAGCACATGCTCAGTGCTCTGCTTTGTGCTGAAGCTCAAGTGTGGCTTAAGCTTTGCATAGCTCTGTAACCACTGAATCCATAAgttagatttctttttcacAATGAAAGATAAGTTAACTTCTTATGCTgctttataaattatgattttgccATTAAATCATTACTATCTTCATTCGCCTTTTTGCTcttgtatttatgtttgtCTGGTTTATGCTTGTGCACAAATCCATTCTTTTACAGCTCAACCATTTAAATGTTGAGTGCTTTTGGTTTTAACAACACTTTCTCATTTTTGACATAATTCATCTTCAATGCAAACAGGTATTTCGTCACTTCAGCGACAAAGAGTGAAAAAGCTCAACAAGATGCTCTATTCAAAAGGATTCTTGGTGGGTCATTAACGTTTCATTTCTGGAACAGCATGACCTCTGCGCTTATTCCTGAACCCGAGAGCCTTGTTGCCAGGCTTATTGATAAATCTTGTATTCATTGTTTTGATGTGTTATGAATTTCTCATAATTCCACAAGTGTTGTCTAAAATTGGTCAAGTTAGGATGAAAGAAAAGTTGCTTCTTCACAGCATTCTTTTCTATTGACTGATCCAAGAAATCATTAGTGTTTGAACCGTCTTAGTAAAGTGGATATAAACATGAGTAGCAGGCTATACATGTAGTTGTAAAGTCTATACATGTAGTTGTAAAGTCTATACATGTAGTTGTAAAGTATGGTATTGGGCTTTtgtatgttacattatttttcagcaaaatggaaaaaaaaataataatgctgTTCATGTATTTATGGCAGAAACTCAGTTCTGGGCAGAATTTAGGAAAATGAAGTTCCGAAAGCAATTGTAGTTTATTTAAGCATTTTGCTTGTGGAGCAGTTTGTCattgttttttctttggaaGACACAGGTGAAAAGCATTATTCACTGTTTATTAAAGTATATAAAGTAGATTGAATCATTATGGTCAAACTGTgagttgattttaattttttaatccactGAATTCCTTCAGGCTAGTAGATGGTGTTTGAAATGGGATTAATggtacttttttatttacttctaTTTTGCAATTAAAACAATGTACTGTACGCAATTGGTCATCTTTTTCAGCATATGCATGATTGAAAATTGTTCTCTACATATTTTGTTGCGTATACAGAAAGTAGCCATGAATGAAACAAGCAAAAGCATCAAATTCCTCTGAAATGAATTCTGAAAAGCATAAGCAAAGAAAGCAAGCAGGGGAAGGCGATTCCAACACCATGCCAGCTTTAGCTTGATATGATTCCTATGTCTTTTTTTAACCCCACATCTTGCAATCTGAATAAGAACTGAAATTATCATAGAAAATAATGTACAAGAAAACACACCTCTGAGCTCTAATCTATGGCATTAGGTCCATAGCAACGTTTTTTCACAGGATCCCATACCCACTGCACCATGAACTTCCTTCCCCTCACTCCGTTCACATTATAGGCATTCCCCCACGTATCCTTGTCCACTTTTCCCACATATCCTCCACCAGCGCCAGATCCATACACACCCAGACACAAATCTGCAATCTCGGTAGGCGCCGTGGGGTCATCTCCGGCATACCAAGCGTTCACCAGAGGATTGCTTGATACTTCCGCAAGCTCATGCGCTAGCACACTAATCATTCCATCCACCCCAACGTCCCCATTTGGTGCGCGCATTATGTTGTGCCCTTCATTGTTTCTTGGTGGTGAGCTGCTGCTGCCTGAATAACCGGGCCATGCAAATGGGTAGGCACACATGCCTGGACACTGAGCTCCACTGTAACCAACCCAAGCATAAGGCACAGTGACACCAACAATGTTTGGAAATGTGAAGTAGTGGAAGCCACAAACAGCTCTACAGAAATCTTGAACTTGAACATCATGAGATGTTAGCACCAAGTAAAGGCCACTGTGAGGATTAAGAGCCATTGCTCTCTTGTTGACAGCAGTTCTGATGATGGATTGCATGTCTAAGCGGCTGAGATAGGCCCCATGGGAGTATCTTGTATCATAAAACTCCCCTGAAAGGACGATGTTTCCAGTGATGTTTGATCCTGTTTGATCAGTGTACAGCCTAACGGTTCGCCACCAATCAGCAACAGAAGGGTATGCGGCaggagaagaaaatgaatagaGAAAATCTCTGATAGTGGATTGTTGTGATAGACTCCAATCGCCATACCAAATTATGTACACATTTATTGGAGATGCAAGGACAGGACCCATGTGATATTCAAGATTAACGAGATCGGAAGAGCCCTCATAATTTTTAGCTTGGTTGAACAATTCCTTGCTTTGGCTAAAAGAAAAGGCCAGAGAAGGAGCATAACTGAGAGATAGCAAGAGGAAATAGTAAGGCAGCTTTTGCAGTATCATTGTCGTTGtttctgctgctgctgctgcttctaTTGACAGTTAGAgaattagttttcttataaagaGTAGAAGGGCCTAATTAAGGGGTAGTTTGCATGAGTTAATGGGTGGGTGAGAttctcttttataataattaatttgttttccgGTGGACAGTGGCTTGCATGTTTACATAATTTCATTGTCCATCATTGTCTTACTTTTTTATGATAACAGTGTTGCCTccccttttgttttttccacTCTTGATTCCAATTGagatattaaataaagaagttGGGGTAcctaacaaaaatattatgtatTTTGTGCCCACTCTTAAACTAGCAATTTTGAAGCATTGGGATCACCAAATGAATAACACTATTATTTGCTATATATTACTTAAAAGAGTTTCTGATTCCTTCAAATTACAATGGGGCATTTGACAAGAGTTGTAAGTATAACGTGTCAAGTTACAAATTTAACGCATATATAAAGatacttttattttgcttttagaataaaaactttaattgaTCCACAAGTTTTGCAATTGACTGGTAGTGTTTAATGTTTTTCACTTTAGTCTTTGTAATTGACCGAAATGTGATTAACATAAAGGTGATtagtttaaaaagtaaatgatGAAAGTGAAAAACTGAAAAACGAATGTAGGGTTAAATGATGTATGTACCCTTTGTGTAAAAAGCAACCATGTGATGCCTTCTGTGATTTTTCCTCCTTTTTGGATTCCACCTCTTCTCTTTCAACATCTTTGACTACAATAACATGTCTCTAAGTCACAAAATTAGGACATtttatcttgatttttataattaattgccATATATGCGGGCAAACCAATTCCTTAGGAGAGAGGTCAAGGCAAAGTGGCAACATGTGCGAGAGGAGAATATAAGGTAACTTGCACTAATGGTCATTGGGAACACTTCTATAATATAGACAACggcaaagaaaaattaataggCCGAAATGGTTGTTAATGGTCACTTAATATGTGGGGTTACTGGAGAGAATTGTTACGCCACTCATGGTGATCATGCGTTAAGTCTTTCCTCGATTGTGAGTAAAATATCTTCCAATCATGTAAAGGTAGGAGTTGCATGTGAAGATTAAAGCATCTTCAACTCCCCATccctaataaattaaatgaggAATTGATAACAAATTCTTTGCACCCACctaatcatcaaagaagagTGGTATGATGTCAAATAGAGACTAAAAGAGAGGCTTAAGAGGCATATGTTAAGCTATTGAAAAtagtgataattttataaatataagaatattgtttattaataaacaaattaatgactatttattaatgtaagaCAATAATATAAATGTGAATTATTAGTTcttttctctccttttttttttccgctGATTACTGAAGGACTGATTGCCTTTTATTCcaatcaaaaaaagaaatgggtCTTCCCTTTCATTTTTCACCTAACTTGCTTTCTTGTTCCCATTCCAATTGACAAGTTTGATTTGGAGATAATTTTTGGCAAAAtagttttacttttattaactTGAAGCGAAATTTTGGAAGATAGATCacaatggaaaagaaaaagaaaagagagagagagaagcagAACATGAGctttctataaataaataggcAACTCACTCGGAAAAGGATTTTTTATAACTTCATTTATTCCAtcttaaaattcattaaaacctagattttgaataaatttagaattaagaAGATATATATACTACTGTTAAGTTCCACAATTTCCACCAGGACCTCCGTAGAAAAAGCCAAAATCCATATAAGGAGCAAACCGATAGCACATAGGGGTGTCACTGTAAGCTTCCAAATCCTTTTCATAAGCAAAACGCAAGTTGTGGGACTCATCCATGTAAGCATGATTTGCTACAAAAGCCGCATATCTCCAACCTTCCTCCGCAAAACGACCACTTCCCATTACAGGGCTTGGACTTGATTCACTGTAAACTGCTCCTCCCCATGGCATTTCCCTATTTGAGCTCTGCAAACCCGTGAATTGGTGCTTTGGCCAATACCCCATAAGCTTCTCAAAATTGTACTGGAGCCACCAATCCCCAGTATTTGAATCCtgtcaattaaatttttcatacGAAATTTGTTTCTGCTAGTGAATTCCGTTTTATGGCAAATTATATATCCTTTTctgtaaaatgaaattaatgattCAAATGATCAAGTTAGCATGCATGCCTGTAGCAGTGAAAAGCCGTAAGTATATTGTGATCCTCCAACAACAGAAACTACACCTGAGGATAAAGTTAACGGGGATTTCTCTGTGGACTTGCACGAAACCGGGGCACATTGTATTCATACAACCTTTTATTTCCACCGCTCtgtgcatgcatgcatgcatgcatgtattTGATGAAACACGTGTACCACACGTAcaacttaattatttacataaatgttttttttttttaaaaaaactttaataattagcaaAAGGGAAAGATCACTTACAGTCCATTTAGCATATGCATGAGTTTGAGTGTCCCCAACCCCAAGTAACGATGGTTGTACCTATACTTAATTGacatatgtaaataaaactaagagaattaaaaacaaaacaaattaagattGATGAAATTAATAGTGCCAATTGGTTAATTAATCGTTTAATTACAcaagaaatataattatttaatgtatCACTTACCATCCATCCTGTTTTAATGGAATCAGTTTGATTAATGGCTTCTGTCACACTTTGAATGTGCACACCTCCTGCACTAAATTGCTGGTTTGAAACAGATGGATTGTGCACACTAAGATCAGCCTGGACCCCCATAAGCTTTGCACTTGGACTACTTCGCATTACTTTTATCGCATACTTGAAATTTATGGCATGACATACgtataagaataaaatgattaaatcaaCAATTAACAAGTCGAAAAATATACACACATGCGATAGAAGAAATTAATACATGACGTAATTAACTAATTGACTTACGTGAAACCCGGGAGGCTTCGGTCG contains:
- the LOC102609812 gene encoding uncharacterized protein At4g19900; this translates as MLRTLRARRRPRYGAQVCALIAALLLLLSVSLLHTRLSQPNQILRHHQLASDDAVFIDPLLSDSDDSNDNNVDKIDELDTLDDNDVVVDNEEKPKMSSSSYYFDHLSGSIRRAFNKRSIDDWDFDYSGFTTLQSNVEDKSKTAFGSDDFPVDDEVRRKMTLVKDIEDALLLKTGKGKSPLREKWGEWFDKKGEFLRRDKMFKSHLEVLNPMNNPLLQDPDGVGISGLTRGDKVLQKLLLNEFKLVPFIGKKPLGVLDSSGNLNFRGNGREELGRRSEIKRAERRTLDDSVNNESYSKRVNNEEHVKDESSGNATGELYDKEINDSNKYLSARGNESSKTDEAVRDSKAYQSKNEFSSHIYADGKRWGYYPGLHPRLSFSNFMDAFFRKGKCDMRVFMVWNSPPWMYSVRHQRGLESVLFHHRDACVVVFSETIELDFFKDSFVKDGFKVAVAMPNLDELLKDTPAHEFASVWFEWRKTKFYNTHYSELVRLAALYKYGGIYMDSDIIVLKSLSSLNNSVGMEDKFPGSSLNGAVMAFRKHSPFILECLKEFYLTYDETRLRWNGADLLQRVARRFWSVDNSYSKKFELNVQPSFFFFPISPQNISRYFVTSATKSEKAQQDALFKRILGGSLTFHFWNSMTSALIPEPESLVARLIDKSCIHCFDVL
- the LOC102609529 gene encoding protein EXORDIUM-like 7, yielding MILQKLPYYFLLLSLSYAPSLAFSFSQSKELFNQAKNYEGSSDLVNLEYHMGPVLASPINVYIIWYGDWSLSQQSTIRDFLYSFSSPAAYPSVADWWRTVRLYTDQTGSNITGNIVLSGEFYDTRYSHGAYLSRLDMQSIIRTAVNKRAMALNPHSGLYLVLTSHDVQVQDFCRAVCGFHYFTFPNIVGVTVPYAWVGYSGAQCPGMCAYPFAWPGYSGSSSSPPRNNEGHNIMRAPNGDVGVDGMISVLAHELAEVSSNPLVNAWYAGDDPTAPTEIADLCLGVYGSGAGGGYVGKVDKDTWGNAYNVNGVRGRKFMVQWVWDPVKKRCYGPNAID
- the LOC112497197 gene encoding uncharacterized protein LOC112497197; this translates as MRSSPSAKLMGVQADLSVHNPSVSNQQFSAGGVHIQSVTEAINQTDSIKTGWMVQPSLLGVGDTQTHAYAKWTDSNTGDWWLQYNFEKLMGYWPKHQFTGLQSSNREMPWGGAVYSESSPSPVMGSGRFAEEGWRYAAFVANHAYMDESHNLRFAYEKDLEAYSDTPMCYRFAPYMDFGFFYGGPGGNCGT
- the LOC102610127 gene encoding uncharacterized protein LOC102610127 is translated as MEFKWPGCVPEFGAIFMSNTGTKEECFRRKLLGLPSGLAPFVKQIKAGMILFLFEYERRELHGVYQASSDGAMNILPHAYFSSGKQFPAQVKFTHLWHCSPLSEDEFGEAIKENYYSAKKFNFGLSEVQVHKLLYLFSLKKIKPQTHFSRCKAAGYSIDKFRRAAEDRSITSTQGEDERDADSSHESVISTDHFGARLGSVGRVIDDYRLPSDSSVHCQFEPSSAFCRPMEPQSMNCLPYDPEGPVIHAVPYTEPRGARCPDFCSALGYGAPIPSPNLYRNSQGIRMPSLEASYSGNMATNPSEIEGHRGFSLPRPSPVPFSDVGNCNGMNVGAYSFSPSQYPSFVFNYGCHEASLDKNDQKPLQFGINLKEGQSQLQGPVAPVKFSNTDLHDSSSLKPDVCQNSGIMYSDCQKNRKSVFSRLALAPKACIRENDTLVRVDEDSMDTSVDDVMSMLHQSHYQWLKMRKDRQLIKLDTADFRKKRKTAPDSKLLKDHFKKISDEVSMNDITANEEISDQLAGKTPFVDFKRRSEMRKSHDGDSKIGGCGWRAETEGCADGLQKKRKLIRPDFSKNQLIDDKSINVDTPQKIEQLCVLSHVGHEDNIVEAERVSNCEVEETVETCGPTFSNVIQVGKELSKNVDIRSIPSSISVEEPMNKDSLVDGLFQDCNRSTHSFEQESSLEACESSHNGVASGEIECSRNIQELDSNANLDGANDVDIPTNKDSLVDGLFQDLNGSTHSFEQESSLEACERSHYGIASGEIECSRNIQESDSNANLDGANDVDLVNESDNQATKSERVCEEVIASRCKGCKVDILRNDDDKNSVLSSEGEITAGQYQTI